The genomic segment AAAGGACGGTTTTTTTGGCTATGGAGGGGCCAATGAACAGGAAATCATGTGGTGGACGAATATTCCCGCCGACCATCCCTGGAGCAGAGAAGAGCTGCATGATTTTGACCGCAATGCCGAACGGCGGTTGTTGCTCGATTCCTTCGGAAATTATGCCAGTCCGGTGCCCCAGATCATCCGGGAGGCTGACAGTTATCTGCGGATCAATGTATTTGATGTACCCTTTCTTCCGAACTGGTACAGGGATCGTTTGCTGCTGATCGGCGATGCCGCCCATGCGGTGAGTCCGAATTCAGGACAGGGGGCTTCGCTGGCGCTCGAGGATGCGATGTTGCTGGCCAAACTACTGCGCGACGAGAAGTCGCTGGCCTTGGCCTTCCGGAAGTTTGAGGATGGCCGGCGGCCCAGGGTCGAGCGAATCGTCAGGGAGGGGCGCCGACGGGGCGAAGATAAACTGGTGGTCGGTCCGGCCATGCAGCTATTCAGGGAATGGATGATCCGGATCTTCGTCAACCTATTTGGCTCAAATGGCAACGATTGGCTTTTTCGTTATAAAATCGAGTGGTAAACCGGGGCTGGGCAGAAGGGTGATGCCAGCAATCCCCCATCACGTGGCGGAATGCTGGCACTACCACAGGTATTACAATAACACTATTTCATCGCATAGGTGATGTACCCGCCGTCAGCCAGAAGTTCAGCCCCATTGATAAAGCTCGCTTTTTCTGAGGCCAGAAATAGTACGGTATTCGCTATTTCCTCAGGCTTTCCGAGACGTTGAAGTGAGGTCGCAGCAGCGAGATGGGCGATTGCTTCTTGCGGTACCGCATTTTCCAGTCCAGGTGTTTCTACCGGCCCCGGACTGATGATGTTCACACGGATTCTTCTGTCCGCCAGTTCATTGGCAGCTATCTGGGCGATTTTATTTAGGGCCCCTTTGGTCGCCGAGTATACCGATGTGCCGATATTGGAGGCTGTGGCTACCGTCGATGAGGTGAAGATGACCGATGCACCGTTATGGAGCCGTGGGATCAATTTCTGTAAGGTGAAAAAGTGCCCCTTGACGTTGGTGTTAAACTGTGCATCAAAGTCTGCTTCTGTCGCCTGTTCTATCGGTGCGAACGTGGCGATGCCGGCATTGAGAAAAAGCACATCAATTTTGATATCCTGTTGCGCAAGGTGATTTGTCAGGGCATCGATTCCTGCGAGATTGGACGTATCGGACAAGACCGTATGCAATCGGTCATGATTGATGCTCTGGGCCGCCTTCTTCAAATTGTCTTCGCTTCTTCCGGTGATCCAGACATCGGCGCCGGCATCAATAAAAGCGGCTGCGGTGGCAAGCCCGATACCAGTGGTGCCACCGGTAATAATGACATTTTTTTCGCTGTAATCCATTTTTTTATTGTTTTTGATTTACTGGAGCAAATGTAGTTTGTATTTATTTATTTTAGTAACTTTGTATCGAAAAGTAACAGTAACATTGGAGTAACCAGGTAACATATGGAAGAGATAAAATGCAATGAAGAGATCAGCAAGAAACAGGTCATGGCGGTACATGATGCGATGGACGTTTTAAACGGAAAATGGAAAATCTCAATTCTCTCGGCGGTCTGCTATTACAATAAACGACGTTTTTCGGACATTCTGAATGATGTCAATGGTATATCCAACCGAATGCTAAGCAAGGAACTGAAAGAGCTGGAAATGAACCAGCTGGTGACGCGTACCGTTTTGGACACGCATCCCGTCACGGTCGTATACCAGTTGACCGAGTATGGCAAGACCTTGCGAACGATTATCGATAATCTCGCAGAGTGGGGCAGGGAGCACCGTAAAGTGATCACGGGGCGATAACTTACGATTGCATGTACCTGTTGTAATGATTTTGCAGGCACATATTGTTCCGGTGCCAGTGCCGGCAGCATTACCACCGGAATGATGCTCAAATGTATACAACAGCAACAGAATATGAGGTGCTAGGTCACATCCACCTTCTTGCCGAAAGCAAGTAATATAATATAACCTAGTAGGCCAGCCATTAAAGAAGTCAACAGAATGGAAAGCTTGGCTTCATTGATATGCAGGGCATCGTTAAAAGACAAAATTGAGATGAAAATGGACATGGTAAAACCGATTCCTGCCAATAACCCAACGCCAATTATATGTTTGTATGAACTCCCTTCGGGTAAACTGCTTATGCCTAATTTGGAACAGATCAAGGTCATGACAAAAATTCCTAAAGGTTTGCCGATAAGTAAGCCAAGGCTAATGCCCAGACCTAGGGGAGCTACAAGACCATTCAGCATTTCGCTTTCTAAAGCAATATTGGTGTTAGCAAACGCGAATAGAGGGATGATAAAAAAATTGACTGGTTTTACCAAGGCGTGCTCGAGCCGTTCCAAAGGTGACTCGGCAGCTGTATCGTTGGTAGGAATGGTCATGGCAATGAGGACCCCGGCGATGGTCGCGTGAATACCTGAATGGTGTACAAAGTACCAAATAAATATGCCCGGTATGAGATAAAGATAGGGGTTTTGAATGTTCATACGGTTCATGACAATCAATACGACCATGCCAATGGCGGCGTAGAGTAAGTAGCTAGCCTCAATACCTGAAGAATAGAAGAATGCGATTACCAAAATGGCAATTAAATCATCGACAATGGCTAAGGCTGCCAGAAATACTTTCAGACTTGCGGGAATACGGTCGCCCAACATCCCTATCACGGCTAGTGCGAATGCGATATCTGTTGCCATCGGAATACCCCACCCATCCACAGTTTCCTTACCCGAATTAAAAGCCAGGTAGATTAAGGCTGGTACAATAGCACCACCAATAGCACAGAGGATGGGTAACGAGGCCTTCTTGGGTGAAGAGAGCTCCCCCTCGACAATTTCCCGCTTGATTTCGAGGCCGACCAGCAAAAAGAATATCGCCATCAATCCGTCGTTGATCCATAGTAGGATAGTATAGCTTAAATGGACATGATCCGATTCGTATCCTATTTTCGTGTCCAGTAAGGATTGTAAACTTGCGCCGGCAGAGGTGTTTGCGACCACAAGGGACAGGACGACACATAGAAACAACAACAGGCCGCCAGCATTGCTTGATTTGAAAAAATTCTTAAATACAGTGAGATTAACGAATTGGCTCATAATGTGTGATGCTATTTTTTAGACCAAAGATCCATGTTAGGGAATCTATATTTACTATTATCAAACACCGGGTCTTGTTTGGCTTTCTGCTGTTGCCGGTAATCGTCATAAAGCGCAAGTACTTTTTTGTGTAAGAGCAATATGGCAATCAGATTGAGCCAGGCCATCAAGCCTACACCAATGTCTCCCAGTGTCCAGGCGGACTTGGCCGTACTGACGCAACCCAGATATACCGAACCTAAAATGAGAATACGCAATACCCATACCAACCGAACCTTCTGCATTTTTCGGGCTACAAAACTAATATTGGTTTCGGCGATATAGTAATAAGCCATGATGGTGGTGAATGCGAAAAAGGCCAGCGCAATGGCGACAAAGGCATCGCCGATCGACGGGAAATGGTGCGAGACCGCCTGCTGTGTAAAACCAGGGCCCATTTCGGTTGCAGGTAGATGCTGAACGATAAAGCCCCCTTCAGGATTCTCCACATTATACTGACCCGTAAAGAGGATCATCAGTGCCGTCGCCGTACAGACAAAAAGGGTGTCCACGTAAACGGAAAAGCCTTGTACTAAGCCCTGCTTGATGGGATGGCTGACTTCTGCCGCTGCTGCCGCATGTGGTGCTGTGCCCTGTCCGGCCTCGTTGCTGTAGATACCTCGCTTGACGCCCCAGGAGATCGCCATACCGGCGACAGCCCCGAAGGTGGCCTCCATGTTGAAGGCCGCTTTGATAATTAGGCTGAGGACTGCTGGAATCTGTCCAAAGTTGAGTCCTATAATTACCAAAGCCATCAGGATATATGCCCCCGCCATAAAGGGTACCACATACTCGGCTACTGTACTGATTCGCTTTACGCCGCCGATGATGATAATGGCCAGGAGCCCCGCAATGGCAACACCGGTGATACTTGGCGATACATGAAAGGCGGACTCAACAGCGGTGCTGATGCTATTACTTTGCACTCCGGGCAGCAAAAATCCGGTACTGATAATGGTGACAACTGCAAACGTCCAGGCAAAGGCTTTGGATCGAAGTCCTTTAAGAATATAAAAGGCGGGGCCACCGCGATACTCGCCGTCATTTACTTCTTTATACATTTGTCCCAACGTGGCCTCGACAATGGCCGAGGCACTGCCCAAGAATGCAATAATCCACATCCAGAACACGGCTCCCGGCCCACCCATCGCTATTGCAGTGGCTACGCCCGCGATATTGCCAGTACCCACGCGGCCAGAAATCGCCAGGGAAAAAGCCTGAAAAGAAGAGATGCCTTTGTCCGAACTATTGCTGTTGAACAGGAGACGAATCATTTCCCTGATCTGCAACAGTTGCGGAAGGCGGAAACGAATCGTGAAGTAGATGCCTGTTAGTAGGCAAAGATACACCAGGGCATCACTCCAAATAATATTATAAATTTTGTCTATTAAATTATCCATAAGTTATAATTGAACCGATAGGTTGGTTTAAAAGTAGGGAAATCCGTGCAACGCTTCTTGAATTATTGTATAGAATCTATTGATTGTATCGACTGTTGTCATATATTTTTTCTATAATATGCGTTCAAGTGCTGTTGCGGTCATCTTTAGTGCCCGACGATTGACCGTGCTATCCACACTGCTGGTTGAATTAATTTATTTTTCTATTTTTAAAGCATATTTTTAACGCGTGATCAGAAAACGGTTTTATAATCCAGCTCAACTTTTTATATCCAGCTTTTTGCTGTTGATTGTCTTGGGAACTTGTTTATTGAAGCTTCCAATTGCACTAAATCAACCTATCTCTTGGACAGACTCCTTATTTACAGCAACGAGTGCTGTTTGTGTGACAGGACTCGTGGTGGTTGACACAGCCACCCATTTTACCCTATGGGGACAGGTGTTTATTATGTTGCTGATACAGGCTGGGGGCATAGGTATACTTTCTTTCGCAGGCCTTTTTGCATATTTTTTAAAAGGAGGCAGTAGTTATGAAAATCAGCTCGTAATCCGGGATTTTTCAAATACGGAACGGTTAGGTGAGGTATTTGTGTTATTGAAACGTACTGTAGCAATTACCTTCGGCGTTGAACTTGTAGGCGCATTGGCCATATATTGGAGTATCACTGATCTTGCAGGCACTACAGTAGCTGACCGCGTGTTTATCGCCATGTTCCATGCTGTATCTTCATTTTGCAATGCAGGGTTCTCAACTCTACCGCAGGGATTAATGGATGCACAAGTATATTATAATTATGGTTTTCAGCTGGCAGTTGCCTGCATCTATATCTTCGGCGGATTGGGTTTTCCAATTGTTATTAATGTGCTCAAATACATCAAACATTTGTTGAACCGCTTATTTCACAAATGGACGACCAAGGAGAATTATTATCGGCCTTGGGTGATGACCATCAATAGTAAGATCAATCTGATCACCACATCTTGTATCACCGGCTTTGCGACATTATTGTTATTGGTTAATGAGTTTGACCACGTCTTCGCAGATCATCAAGGTGTGGGTAAATGGGTGATCGCATTTGCCACCGCGACGACTCCTCGAACGGCAGGATTCAATAGTATCGATTTTGCACAGTTGCACTTTTCAAGTATCCTCTTTGTTATGCTGTTGATGTGGATCGGTGCTTCGCCAAATTCGACAGGCGGAGGAATCAAAACAAGCACTTTTGCACTAGCTATTCTAAATGTACTCAGCTTGGCCAAAGGGAAGGATAGGACTGAAATTTTTCGTCGTGAGATAGCGACGATTTCGATCCAGCGCGCGTTTGCAACTATGTTCCTGTCGTTGCTGGCTATTGGTATGGCCGTATTTGCCATCTCATTCTTTGAACGTAATAGGCCACTATTGGAAATCGCGTTCGAATGTTTTTCTGCTTATAGCACCGTCGGCCTTTCCCTGGGAGTCACGGGTGATCTTACCCAGGGCAGTAAAATAATTTTAATACTTTTAATGTTTGTTGGGAGGGTGACGATGTTATCTGTATTGATTGCATTTATCAAAAAGGTACGTTATACACATTACCGATATGCAGAAGAGGAATTAACTATCTATTGAGCGTTGAAAAGCACCAACTGGAAGATGAAAGTATTTGTTTGATTGGATGTAAACAGTTGATATTTAAGTGTTTTTATGGTGGTATATAATGGATAAATAAATTGAAAAGATGAAATTTATTGTAATTGGACTTGGAAATTTTGGTGCTTCGTTGGCCGAAAAACTTTCCACACAGGGGAATGAAGTCATTGGAGTGGACAGACGATTGGAAAAAGTCACGGCGCTCAAAGAAAAGATAACGCATACCATATGTTTGGATGCCACTGATGAGGCAGCTTTCCATACGCTGCCATTAAAGAATACAGATGTATTTGTCGTCGCAATTGGCGAGGATGAAGGCGCAAATATTATGGTCAGCGCACTTTGTAAGGAAGCAAACGTAAAACGTCTGATAAGCAGGGCGGTCAATCGGCTCCACGAAAAAGTACTGGGAGCTCTGGGGGTATCGGAGATCGCACATCCGGAAGAAGAATCAGCTGAACGATGGTCCAAGCGCTTATGTATGACCGGTTTTGTCGACTCATTTGAGCTCAATAGTAACTATTCAATCGTCGAAGCTGTGGTACCATCGAAGTATGTTGGCAAGACCATACAGGAGATTGGCTTTCGTGAAAAATATGAATTATTGGTCCTTACCATATTAAAAAATACGGAAAAACAAACCACCTTCGGAAAAAGCGTAGTGACGACTGTCCTGCACGGAATACCGAGGCCGGACACCCGGTTGGAGTCGGAGGATATCTTAGTAATCTATGGCTACAATGACCATATTAAGTCGTTCCTGTAAATAGAAATAGGACTGTACACAAGCTGTTATCTTCTTATGATCTCTACACTGTCTTTCGGAAAATGATTTGTTAGCCATTTTTGTAGTTTTTCCTGCTGAGCTTGTACAAGTGGTGTAGCAGCAGAATATATGAATGCAACCCGATTCGCCAGACTGTCTTTCTTGGCATAGTGCTGCTGCATGCCGATACTGTAGGAATTTAATTCGGGAAAAAGCACGGCGATGTCCCGGTCAAGTTCGGGGTTGGCGATCTGGTAACGGGCAAGTTCATTGTTGAGCGCGCGAATGGTCAGGTCTTTTTCACTGACTGCCGCATTCCGCTTATCAATCTCACTCAGAATGCTGGATTTGAGGTCAAGGCTATCCTGGTGAATGACCAAGGCCGTGTTGTCAATGCCAAATGATTTCATGGCCTGCTCCAACGATTTGATCTCCTGCTGGCTGAATTTTTTGGACAGAAAGGCCAGTTCGAGTTTTTTTGGTTTGCTGTTTTGCTGAAGCTTTTCGTAAATAACGGTATACCCTTTATTGCTCAGTTCCTGTTGCACAAACTGCTTCACCTTGTTGCTGTATTTCTTTTCTTGC from the Sphingobacterium thalpophilum genome contains:
- a CDS encoding SDR family oxidoreductase produces the protein MDYSEKNVIITGGTTGIGLATAAAFIDAGADVWITGRSEDNLKKAAQSINHDRLHTVLSDTSNLAGIDALTNHLAQQDIKIDVLFLNAGIATFAPIEQATEADFDAQFNTNVKGHFFTLQKLIPRLHNGASVIFTSSTVATASNIGTSVYSATKGALNKIAQIAANELADRRIRVNIISPGPVETPGLENAVPQEAIAHLAAATSLQRLGKPEEIANTVLFLASEKASFINGAELLADGGYITYAMK
- a CDS encoding TrkH family potassium uptake protein, producing MIRKRFYNPAQLFISSFLLLIVLGTCLLKLPIALNQPISWTDSLFTATSAVCVTGLVVVDTATHFTLWGQVFIMLLIQAGGIGILSFAGLFAYFLKGGSSYENQLVIRDFSNTERLGEVFVLLKRTVAITFGVELVGALAIYWSITDLAGTTVADRVFIAMFHAVSSFCNAGFSTLPQGLMDAQVYYNYGFQLAVACIYIFGGLGFPIVINVLKYIKHLLNRLFHKWTTKENYYRPWVMTINSKINLITTSCITGFATLLLLVNEFDHVFADHQGVGKWVIAFATATTPRTAGFNSIDFAQLHFSSILFVMLLMWIGASPNSTGGGIKTSTFALAILNVLSLAKGKDRTEIFRREIATISIQRAFATMFLSLLAIGMAVFAISFFERNRPLLEIAFECFSAYSTVGLSLGVTGDLTQGSKIILILLMFVGRVTMLSVLIAFIKKVRYTHYRYAEEELTIY
- a CDS encoding potassium channel family protein — its product is MKFIVIGLGNFGASLAEKLSTQGNEVIGVDRRLEKVTALKEKITHTICLDATDEAAFHTLPLKNTDVFVVAIGEDEGANIMVSALCKEANVKRLISRAVNRLHEKVLGALGVSEIAHPEEESAERWSKRLCMTGFVDSFELNSNYSIVEAVVPSKYVGKTIQEIGFREKYELLVLTILKNTEKQTTFGKSVVTTVLHGIPRPDTRLESEDILVIYGYNDHIKSFL
- a CDS encoding alanine/glycine:cation symporter family protein; the protein is MDNLIDKIYNIIWSDALVYLCLLTGIYFTIRFRLPQLLQIREMIRLLFNSNSSDKGISSFQAFSLAISGRVGTGNIAGVATAIAMGGPGAVFWMWIIAFLGSASAIVEATLGQMYKEVNDGEYRGGPAFYILKGLRSKAFAWTFAVVTIISTGFLLPGVQSNSISTAVESAFHVSPSITGVAIAGLLAIIIIGGVKRISTVAEYVVPFMAGAYILMALVIIGLNFGQIPAVLSLIIKAAFNMEATFGAVAGMAISWGVKRGIYSNEAGQGTAPHAAAAAEVSHPIKQGLVQGFSVYVDTLFVCTATALMILFTGQYNVENPEGGFIVQHLPATEMGPGFTQQAVSHHFPSIGDAFVAIALAFFAFTTIMAYYYIAETNISFVARKMQKVRLVWVLRILILGSVYLGCVSTAKSAWTLGDIGVGLMAWLNLIAILLLHKKVLALYDDYRQQQKAKQDPVFDNSKYRFPNMDLWSKK
- a CDS encoding winged helix-turn-helix transcriptional regulator, whose product is MEEIKCNEEISKKQVMAVHDAMDVLNGKWKISILSAVCYYNKRRFSDILNDVNGISNRMLSKELKELEMNQLVTRTVLDTHPVTVVYQLTEYGKTLRTIIDNLAEWGREHRKVITGR
- the nhaA gene encoding Na+/H+ antiporter NhaA, coding for MSQFVNLTVFKNFFKSSNAGGLLLFLCVVLSLVVANTSAGASLQSLLDTKIGYESDHVHLSYTILLWINDGLMAIFFLLVGLEIKREIVEGELSSPKKASLPILCAIGGAIVPALIYLAFNSGKETVDGWGIPMATDIAFALAVIGMLGDRIPASLKVFLAALAIVDDLIAILVIAFFYSSGIEASYLLYAAIGMVVLIVMNRMNIQNPYLYLIPGIFIWYFVHHSGIHATIAGVLIAMTIPTNDTAAESPLERLEHALVKPVNFFIIPLFAFANTNIALESEMLNGLVAPLGLGISLGLLIGKPLGIFVMTLICSKLGISSLPEGSSYKHIIGVGLLAGIGFTMSIFISILSFNDALHINEAKLSILLTSLMAGLLGYIILLAFGKKVDVT